A stretch of DNA from Paenibacillus albus:
TCTGAATCGAAGTCGATGATGCATGTGGCAATTCGACTTATTCGAGAAGTGCAGCATGGCATGCCTAAGCTTGCGAAGAAGCTTATGGAAGATGAAGCGGCCGGAACGGTAAAAGGGCTCTATGGTGTCAGTATGATTAACCGTGGTGCTGAGCAGTTCGGCTTCAGCGTGCTGCCAATTCCTAAAGGACTGTTCGATAAGTCTACTCGGATCTACTTGAAGCTGCTGCTTCGAGTGCTTCATCCTTCAGGCAAGCAGCGATTAGCCGAACAAGGCGCAAGGCTGGAACCACGGATTATCGCGATGTCGATGGCAGAGTTCTGGCACCGTTATGGTGAAGATACGAATATGGCTCGAGAATGGAAAGCTTCCGCTCCCAAGGCGGACACAAAGCGGAATCCAGGTGCTCATAACAGTATCGCGTCCGGTACTTACGATAACGCGAACGCTGCTGCAGGCGAGGTTGCTCCTTAACCTTAAGCTAGCAGCACCGCTTGTGCACGAGAATAGAAGAAGGCGCCGCCTCGATGCGGCGCCTTCTTCTATTTCATGATTAATATAACGTTCGAATACTTTGATGACCGGCCATAAGTATATGGATGCAAAAAGATCGCCTTGCAGTAATGACGTTCAATCTGTCATACGCAGGGCGATCTTATTAAGTTGCAGGTTTAGAATAATTTTCTAAACGATTAGTTGAATCTCAATACGCCGCCTGTGCTGGCGTTTGTAACGAGGTGGGAGTAACGAGCGAGATATCCTTTAGTGATCTTTGGCTCGAAACCTTTCCAGTTCGCGCGGCGAGCTTCAAACTCTTCGTCGCTGATCAGGAGGTTCATCTCGTTGTTGATCAGATCAAGCTCTACCAAATCGCCGTCTTGTACGAATGCGATTGGTCCGCCTTCAGCCGCTTCCGGAGAAACGTGTCCGATGCTGATACCGCGGGATGCGCCGGAGAAACGTCCGTCAGTTACGAGACCGACCTTCGCGCCAAGACCCATACCGACGATTTGCGATGTAGGAGCAAGCATCTCAGGCATACCTGGTCCGCCTTTTGGCCCTTCATAGCGGATGACAACGACATGACCTTCTTTAACTTTACCATTAGCGATTCCGTGCAGCGCCTCATCTTGCGAATCGAAGCAGATTGCAGGACCTTTATGGTAGCCGCCAACCGATTTATCAACGGCGCCGACTTTAATGATTGCACCACGTGGTGCCAGGTTACCGAACAAGACAGACAGACCGCCGCGCTCGCTGTGCGGGTTATCAAGTGTGTGGAGAACATCCGTATCCTTGATGTCATGGCCAGCTACGTTCTCGCGAAGCGTCTTGCCTGTTACTGTCAGCATGTCACCGTTCAGAGCGCCTTCTTTCTTGAACAGCTCGTTAAGAATTGCGCTTACTCCGCCTGCGTTGTGCACATCTTCGATGTGGTAGTCGGAAGCTGGAGCGATCTTCGCAAGATGCGGTACGCGTGCAGCCACTTCATTGATGCGCTCGATTGGATAGTCGATACCAGCTTCATGCGCGATTGCAAGCGTATGAAGTACTGTATTCGTGGAACCGCCCATCGCCATATCAAGGGCGAATGCGTTATCGATCGATTCTTTCTTCACGATATCACGCGGTTTCAGATCCATTTTGATGAGCTCCATCAGTTGGCGAGCAGCTTGTTTAACGAATTCTTTACGCTCAGGCGATACAGCAAGAATCGTGCCGTTACCTGGAAGCGCTAGGCCAAGGCCTTCTGCAAGGCAGTTCATGGAGTTAGCCGTGAACATACCGGAACAGGAGCCGCAAGTTGGGCAGCCGTATTGCTCAAGCTCTGTCAAGCTTGCTTCATCGATCTTGCCTGCTTGGTATGCGCCAACGCCTTCAAATACGCTGGACAACGAAATAGGACGGCCGTCGGATGTTTTACCAGCTTTCATCGGTCCGCCGCTGACAAGCATCGTCGGAATGTTGACGCGAAGCGCGCCCATAATCATCCCCGGAGTAATCTTGTCGCAGTTCGGAATGCAGACCATGCCGTCGAACCAGTGCGCGTTAACGACTGTTTCTACGGAGTCAGCGATAATTTCACGGCTGGCAAGCGAGTAACGCATGCCGATATGACCCATAGCGATACCATCGTCAACACCGATTGTGTTGAATTCGAAAGGTACGCCGCCTGCTTCACGGATTGCTTCTTTCACGAGCTTGCCGAATTCCTGCAAGTGTACGTGGCCAGGAATGATATCGATGTACGAGTTACAAACCGCGATAAACGGTTTGCCGAAGTCCTCTTCCTTAACTCCGGCAGCACGCAGCAAGCTGCGGTGCGGAGCGCGGTCAAATCCTTTTTTAATCATGTCTGAACGCATCTTGTTAGCCGCCATTTCTGTCCCTCCCAAAGTAATTCAATAAATTTTAGTCTATCACATTGCCTGTCCAAAGGCTAGCTTCACTGTCGAAAGAGGAGGGTGGTAAACAATAGGACTGGCGTGGAGTTGGAGGGAATTTACGTTAGAAAAGTTCGACAAAAACTGACATGATAATTGAAACTGCACAACATTACGCGAATTATGTATCATAAAATGTTAGTTAAGTTAACATAAACGATTTACTTACCTCTCTTTGCTCGCTATAATAATAGAAAAGCTACTGAAAAGAGGTGCCAATCGATGCAACTAACAGAACGTGAGAAAGAAAAACTACTTGTCACTATTGCTGCTGATTTGGCAAAGCGTCGGCTTAATCGCGGCGTAAAGCTGAATTACCCAGAAAGCGTTGCACTGCTAACTTCCGAAATATTGGAAGGTGCCCGTGACGGCATGACAGTTGCTCAGCTAATGGAATATGGCACAAACATACTTAGCCGCGATCAAGTGATGAGCGGAGTTGCGGATATGATTCATGACGTGCAGGTGGAAGCGACTTTCCCGGATGGAACAAAGCTTGTAACGATCCATCATCCTATCCAAGGCTGATCGAGAGAGAGAAGGTGAATGCCTTGATTCCTGGACAATATCGGATCGTGCCGGGTGAGCTTGAGCTTAACGCAGGAAGGCAAACGACGAAGCTGCTTGTTGCGAATACAGGTGATCGGCCAATCCAAGTCGGATCGCATTTTCATTTCTTTGAAGTGAATCGAGCGCTGCGCTTTGATCGTGAAGCAGCCTTCGGGATGCGGCTCGACATTCCGGCTGGTACGGCAGTACGGTTTGAGCCAGGCGAGGAGAAGCCGATTCATCTCGTTGAGCTCGGAGGCAGCAAGCTCTCGTATGGTCTCAATGCGATATCTCGTGGGGCTGCTGTTCATGGTGCGATGTCTGAAGAAGTTCGCGCAAGGCTTGCTGCTTGGAAGGGGGAGCGGCCATGAGCAGAATGGATCGAAGCAGCTACGCTGCCATGTTTGGCCCGACAACGGGTGATGCTATTCGGCTTGCTGATACCGAGCTGTGGGCGGAAATTGAGCACGACTACACCGTCTATGGGGATGAATGTAAATTCGGCGGCGGCAAAGTAATCCGAGATGGTATGGGGCAGTCGAGCGGCGCCCTTCGGGCTGACGGCGTCCTCGATACGCTCATTACGAATGCCGTCATCATTGATCACTGGGGGATAGTGAAAGGTGACATCGGCATCCGAGACGGCGTCATTGTCGGCGTCGGCAAAGCCGGGAATCCCGATATTATGGATGGCGTCACTCCGGGTATGGTTGTCGGTGCAAGCACGGAGGTTATCGCAGGCGAAGGGAAAATTATCACCGCAGGCGGCATCGACACACATATTCATTATATATGTCCCCAGCAGATTGAGACTGCGCTGTCCTCCGGAGTAACGACGATGATTGGCGGCGGTACGGGACCGGCGACGGGAACGAATGCAACCACTTGCACGCCAGGCGCTTGGCATATGTATCGGATGCTGGAGGCTGCGGAAGCTTTTCCAATGAATCTCGGTTTCACTGGTAAAGGAAACGCGTCTTTCACAGGTCCGCTCATTGAACAGGTGGAAGCGGGGGCAATCGGGTTGAAGCTGCATGAGGATTGGGGCACGACGCCGGCGGCAATCGACATCTGCCTTGAAGTTGCGGACCAGTATGACATTCAGGTAGCCATTCACACCGATACGCTGAACGAAGCGGGATTTCTTGAAGATACACTTGCAGCGTTCAAAGGCAGAACAATACATACCTACCATACGGAAGGAGCAGGTGGCGGTCATGCACCGGATATCATCCGTGCGGCAGGCGAGCTGAATGTGCTGCCGTCCTCGACGAACCCTACGCGTCCTTTTACCGTCAACACGATTGAAGAGCATCTCGACATGCTCATGGTCTGCCATCATTTGGATAGCAGCATTCCCGAGGATGTCGCTTTTGCGGATTCTCGCATTCGGCCGGAGACGATTGCAGCGGAGGATGTATTGCACGATATGGGCGTCTTCAGCATGATCAGCTCTGATTCGCAGGCGATGGGAAGAGTTGGCGAGGTGATCATCCGCACATGGCAGACCGCGGACAAAATGAAGAAACAGCGAGGTGCGCTGAAAGAGGAAACGCGCATAGAAGCTGATAATTTCCGCATTAAACGTTACATTGCCAAATATACGATAAACCCTGCGATTACGCATGGCATCTCGCATCTCGTCGGTTCGATAGAGCCGGGCAAGTTCGCTGATCTCGTCGTCTGGAGCCCGATGTTCTTCGGCGTGAAGCCGGATCTTGTGCTGAAAGGCGGCATGATCGCATACGCGCAGATGGGCGATCCGAACGCTTCGATTCCGACGCCGCAGCCGGTATTCGGTCGGCCGATGTTCGGCGCTTTCGGCAAAGCCAAGTATAAGAATTCGATCACCTTCGTTTCGCAAGCGGCTTATGCTAGCGGCATTGCTAAACAGCTTGGGCTCTCGAAACGAATCGAACCCGTTCGCGGCTGCCGAACAATAACGAAGAAAGATATGATACACAACGATGCGCTGCCTAAGATCGAAGTGGACCCGGAGACGTATGAGGTAAAAGTTGATGGTGTTCTTGCGACATGTGAGCCGGTAGATGTGCTGCCGATGGCGCAGTTATATTTTCTGTTCTAAATGAATGAGGTGAACTCGCAATGTCTGGACATCAATCGGATTCACTTGCACCACCTCTTTCCTCAGCAGGCATCGTTCCTTGGCTCGCGCTTCAGCAACTGCTCGACTCCGCGCTGCCGATCGGCGGATTCTCGCACTCTTTCGGGCTGGAAACGCTTGTTCAGGAAGGCGCGGTACGAAATGCCGCTGATCTCGAAGAGTACATACGAGCGATGCTGCTGCAAAGCTGGAGTACGGCGGATGTAATGGTTATCAAAGCGGTATATCGTGACATGCCCGTCCGTGATCTGAAATCGCTATGGGCAGTGGAAAGGCATGTGCATATCCAGCGGGCCGCGGTTGAATCGCGAACCGGCATTCAGAAGATGGGCAGGAGACTGCTGCAGCTATTAATGTCGCTCTATCCGCAATGCGATTGGTCGCCGCTAACCGAAGGCGTTCGCAAGAATGATTGCCTCGCGACACATCCGCTTGTTTTTGGCTATGCGTGTTGGCAGCTTGGCATCAACTTGGAGCAGGCGGCACAAGGTTATTTGTACGCATGTATCGTCACTTGCGTGGGGAGTGCTCTGAGATTAATGTCGATGGGTCAAACGGAGGGACAGTCCATTATTGCTCGTCTAACACCGATGACGGCTGAGGCATGGCGCAGCGTTGAAAGCCTGGAACCGGAAGATGCTTATTCGAATATGCCATTAGCCGAAATCGCTATGATGCGTCATGAGCAGCTGTATTCCAGGCTGTTTATGTCCTAATTACGAGGAAACAATTACGTTACTTTCCAGGAGGCGTTTAATATGTGCCAAGGACAAGGTCATCACCATAAAGAGTGGGAACAGCCGTCGATCGATCGCTCAAGACCGATACGGATTGGAATCGGAGGCCCGGTAGGCTCCGGCAAGACGGCGCTCGTCGAGCGGTTGGCAGGCGCACTCAAAGATAAATATAGCGTCGCTGTTATCACGAACGACATCTACACCAAAGAGGATGCACGCATTTTGACGGCAACAGGCGTATTGCCTGAAGAACGAATTATTGGC
This window harbors:
- a CDS encoding urease accessory protein UreF translates to MSGHQSDSLAPPLSSAGIVPWLALQQLLDSALPIGGFSHSFGLETLVQEGAVRNAADLEEYIRAMLLQSWSTADVMVIKAVYRDMPVRDLKSLWAVERHVHIQRAAVESRTGIQKMGRRLLQLLMSLYPQCDWSPLTEGVRKNDCLATHPLVFGYACWQLGINLEQAAQGYLYACIVTCVGSALRLMSMGQTEGQSIIARLTPMTAEAWRSVESLEPEDAYSNMPLAEIAMMRHEQLYSRLFMS
- the ilvD gene encoding dihydroxy-acid dehydratase, which translates into the protein MAANKMRSDMIKKGFDRAPHRSLLRAAGVKEEDFGKPFIAVCNSYIDIIPGHVHLQEFGKLVKEAIREAGGVPFEFNTIGVDDGIAMGHIGMRYSLASREIIADSVETVVNAHWFDGMVCIPNCDKITPGMIMGALRVNIPTMLVSGGPMKAGKTSDGRPISLSSVFEGVGAYQAGKIDEASLTELEQYGCPTCGSCSGMFTANSMNCLAEGLGLALPGNGTILAVSPERKEFVKQAARQLMELIKMDLKPRDIVKKESIDNAFALDMAMGGSTNTVLHTLAIAHEAGIDYPIERINEVAARVPHLAKIAPASDYHIEDVHNAGGVSAILNELFKKEGALNGDMLTVTGKTLRENVAGHDIKDTDVLHTLDNPHSERGGLSVLFGNLAPRGAIIKVGAVDKSVGGYHKGPAICFDSQDEALHGIANGKVKEGHVVVIRYEGPKGGPGMPEMLAPTSQIVGMGLGAKVGLVTDGRFSGASRGISIGHVSPEAAEGGPIAFVQDGDLVELDLINNEMNLLISDEEFEARRANWKGFEPKITKGYLARYSHLVTNASTGGVLRFN
- the ureC gene encoding urease subunit alpha, producing MSRMDRSSYAAMFGPTTGDAIRLADTELWAEIEHDYTVYGDECKFGGGKVIRDGMGQSSGALRADGVLDTLITNAVIIDHWGIVKGDIGIRDGVIVGVGKAGNPDIMDGVTPGMVVGASTEVIAGEGKIITAGGIDTHIHYICPQQIETALSSGVTTMIGGGTGPATGTNATTCTPGAWHMYRMLEAAEAFPMNLGFTGKGNASFTGPLIEQVEAGAIGLKLHEDWGTTPAAIDICLEVADQYDIQVAIHTDTLNEAGFLEDTLAAFKGRTIHTYHTEGAGGGHAPDIIRAAGELNVLPSSTNPTRPFTVNTIEEHLDMLMVCHHLDSSIPEDVAFADSRIRPETIAAEDVLHDMGVFSMISSDSQAMGRVGEVIIRTWQTADKMKKQRGALKEETRIEADNFRIKRYIAKYTINPAITHGISHLVGSIEPGKFADLVVWSPMFFGVKPDLVLKGGMIAYAQMGDPNASIPTPQPVFGRPMFGAFGKAKYKNSITFVSQAAYASGIAKQLGLSKRIEPVRGCRTITKKDMIHNDALPKIEVDPETYEVKVDGVLATCEPVDVLPMAQLYFLF
- a CDS encoding urease subunit gamma, encoding MQLTEREKEKLLVTIAADLAKRRLNRGVKLNYPESVALLTSEILEGARDGMTVAQLMEYGTNILSRDQVMSGVADMIHDVQVEATFPDGTKLVTIHHPIQG
- a CDS encoding urease subunit beta, with product MIPGQYRIVPGELELNAGRQTTKLLVANTGDRPIQVGSHFHFFEVNRALRFDREAAFGMRLDIPAGTAVRFEPGEEKPIHLVELGGSKLSYGLNAISRGAAVHGAMSEEVRARLAAWKGERP